A window from Azoarcus sp. DD4 encodes these proteins:
- the hmpA gene encoding NO-inducible flavohemoprotein: protein MLSQQHRDIIKATVPLLETGGEALTKHFYGIMLNEFPQVRPLFNQAHQASGDQPRALANGVLMYAKHIDRLDALGPLVGQIVHKHVSLQVLPEHYPIVGSCLLRAIREVLGAEIATDAVIEAWAAAYGQLADLLIGAEEAVYAEHAAADGGWRGERAFRVARKERESEEITSFYLVPADGKPVLRHQPGEYIGIRLNIGGDEMRRNYSLSAAPNGIDYRISVKREAGGKVSGHLHDAVNEGDVLALYPPTGDFKLKDGDRPLALITAGVGITPTLPMLEAALAGGREVHFIHCARHGGVHAFRDWVDALAERHPALKRFYCYSEPRRGDQAHGEGFLTREQLRDWLPDPAVLDAYFLGPKPFMALVKKHLAALGVPAERTHYEFFGPAAALDA from the coding sequence ATGCTGAGCCAGCAACACCGCGACATCATCAAGGCCACCGTACCGCTGCTCGAAACCGGCGGCGAGGCGCTCACCAAGCACTTCTACGGCATCATGCTGAACGAGTTCCCGCAGGTGCGCCCGCTGTTCAACCAAGCGCACCAGGCCAGCGGCGACCAACCCCGCGCGCTCGCCAACGGCGTGCTGATGTACGCCAAGCACATCGACCGGCTCGACGCGCTCGGCCCGCTGGTCGGCCAGATCGTGCACAAGCACGTGTCGCTGCAGGTGCTGCCGGAGCACTACCCCATCGTCGGCAGCTGCCTGCTGCGCGCGATCCGCGAAGTGCTCGGCGCCGAAATCGCCACCGACGCCGTGATCGAAGCCTGGGCGGCGGCCTACGGCCAGCTCGCCGACCTGCTGATCGGCGCAGAGGAAGCCGTCTACGCGGAACACGCCGCGGCCGACGGCGGCTGGCGCGGCGAGCGCGCATTCCGCGTCGCCCGCAAGGAGCGCGAGAGCGAGGAGATCACCTCCTTCTACCTCGTGCCGGCGGACGGCAAGCCGGTCCTGCGCCACCAGCCGGGCGAGTACATCGGCATCAGACTGAACATCGGCGGCGACGAAATGCGCCGCAACTACTCGCTGTCGGCGGCGCCCAATGGCATCGATTACCGCATCAGCGTCAAACGCGAGGCCGGCGGCAAGGTGTCCGGCCACCTGCACGACGCGGTGAACGAAGGCGACGTGCTGGCGCTCTATCCGCCCACCGGCGACTTCAAGCTGAAGGACGGCGACCGTCCGCTGGCGCTGATCACCGCCGGGGTCGGCATCACGCCGACGCTGCCGATGCTGGAAGCCGCGCTGGCCGGCGGCCGCGAAGTGCACTTCATCCACTGCGCCCGCCACGGCGGCGTGCACGCCTTCCGCGACTGGGTGGACGCGCTCGCCGAGCGCCACCCGGCGCTCAAGCGCTTCTACTGCTACAGCGAACCGCGCCGTGGCGACCAGGCGCATGGCGAGGGTTTCCTCACCCGCGAGCAGCTGCGCGACTGGCTGCCCGACCCGGCCGTGCTGGATGCCTACTTCCTCGGCCCCAAGCCCTTCATGGCGCTGGTGAAGAAGCACCTGGCGGCGCTCGGCGTGCCGGCCGAACGGACGCACTACGAGTTCTTCGGCCCGGCAGCGGCGTTGGACGCCTGA
- a CDS encoding ATP-binding protein: MATSTALRPSAKSAGDLRPQWLRFVLPLLAVSLLMGVTGVVGYRYLSEEIRRETHRTLVAIAEQKRQLIEDALAETSADAELFFARHTQLETLFGQWLSGGRRDAALLERMRFLMDKLTRTRGWGGLAVIDSEGRPAVVVGEADISQHAALIRDVLRRPRVELVDLHRDARGVAHYGVLAPIGSAGAPPQGVAYLSWRADRALYPLVESWPVPTRSAETYLVRRDGEGVRFLTPLRHLQDAALSLTRPLDAPDLPAARAAQGELGILSGGRDYRGVPVLAYASPVAGTPWLMLAEIDEVEAYAGIRSMAWATGLVMGLGLLLVYSAGYLLWRRSRQRQELATLQAQRAAEARFRVIFEQAPLGIVLLDAHSGCITEANWRYADIVGYTPDRLVGLDPLSLTHPDDVDDSRDHIARLNAGTLAGYRINKRYLRLDGTVVWASLTCAPVQVEAEEAPRYLFIVEDITARRQMEEQLRQAYDAAEAANAAKSEFLAHMSHEIRTPMNAVLGLAQVLEREPLAANQREMVERIRSAGQSLLAILNDVLDLSKIEAGQLRLEIRPFDLGGLLANLDSLMGQAARAKGLVLRIEEASPLPSGLLLGDGLRLEQVLFNLTGNAIKFTGQGTVTVSVRLQPAGESALRLRIEVRDTGIGIAPAVRARLFLPFAQADAGIARSFGGTGLGLSICKRLVELMGGEIGVDSKPGEGSTFWFELPLQRAAEGEQPVAAVRSAPSGPRLSGAHLLVVDDSAMNRDLVARALKLEGATATLAADGQQAVQLLKTDATRYDAVLMDVQMPVMDGLTATRLIRSELGLLDLPVIAFTAGVRDEQQAAARAAGANDVLAKPMDLDEMAVLLAGWVRPRTEAVATAAQCAVADAGCAEPAQPAVAAADDADVFPHIAGIDRDRAVQRLGGDRAMFLSLLEMFVEDNADAAECARRELAAGQRDKAARRMHTLASNAGFLCALELMESARALEGAIDRGETALDARFAAVAGQIAEVVDASAAWR; this comes from the coding sequence ATGGCCACCAGCACCGCCCTCCGTCCATCGGCGAAATCCGCCGGCGATCTACGTCCGCAATGGCTGCGCTTCGTGCTGCCGCTGCTTGCCGTGTCCTTGCTGATGGGGGTGACAGGGGTGGTCGGCTATCGCTACCTGAGCGAGGAGATCCGCCGCGAGACCCATCGCACGCTGGTAGCGATCGCGGAGCAGAAGCGGCAACTGATCGAAGACGCGCTCGCCGAGACGAGTGCCGACGCCGAGCTGTTCTTTGCCCGCCATACCCAGCTCGAAACGCTGTTCGGCCAGTGGCTGAGCGGTGGCCGGCGCGACGCGGCCCTGCTGGAGCGGATGCGCTTCCTCATGGACAAGCTCACGCGGACACGCGGCTGGGGCGGGCTGGCGGTGATCGACAGCGAAGGGCGCCCGGCGGTGGTGGTCGGCGAGGCGGACATCAGCCAGCATGCCGCCCTGATCCGCGACGTGCTGCGCAGGCCGCGCGTCGAATTGGTCGATCTGCACCGTGACGCACGGGGCGTGGCGCATTACGGCGTACTGGCGCCCATCGGCAGCGCGGGCGCGCCGCCGCAGGGGGTGGCTTACCTCAGTTGGCGGGCCGACCGCGCCCTGTATCCGCTGGTCGAGTCGTGGCCGGTGCCGACCCGCAGCGCCGAGACCTATCTCGTCCGGCGCGACGGCGAAGGGGTGCGCTTCCTCACGCCGCTACGCCATCTGCAGGATGCTGCGCTGTCGCTGACCCGTCCGCTGGATGCGCCCGATCTGCCCGCCGCGCGCGCCGCGCAAGGCGAACTCGGCATCCTTTCCGGCGGGCGCGACTATCGCGGCGTGCCGGTACTTGCCTACGCGTCGCCGGTCGCCGGAACGCCCTGGCTGATGCTGGCCGAGATCGACGAAGTCGAGGCCTATGCCGGTATCCGGTCGATGGCCTGGGCCACCGGCCTGGTCATGGGGCTGGGCCTGCTGCTGGTCTATTCGGCGGGTTACCTGCTGTGGCGTCGCAGCCGCCAGCGCCAGGAGCTGGCCACGCTGCAGGCCCAGCGGGCGGCCGAAGCCCGCTTCCGCGTCATCTTCGAGCAGGCGCCGCTGGGCATCGTGCTGCTCGATGCGCACAGCGGCTGCATCACCGAGGCCAACTGGCGCTACGCCGACATCGTCGGCTACACGCCCGACAGGCTGGTCGGGCTCGATCCGCTGAGCCTGACCCATCCCGACGACGTCGACGACAGCCGCGACCACATTGCCCGCCTGAACGCCGGCACGCTGGCTGGCTACCGCATCAACAAGCGCTACCTGCGGCTCGACGGCACGGTGGTGTGGGCCAGCCTGACCTGCGCCCCGGTCCAGGTCGAGGCCGAGGAGGCGCCGCGCTATCTCTTCATCGTCGAGGACATCACCGCGCGCCGGCAGATGGAGGAGCAGCTGCGCCAGGCTTACGACGCCGCCGAAGCCGCCAACGCCGCCAAGAGCGAATTCCTCGCGCACATGAGCCACGAGATCCGCACGCCGATGAATGCGGTGCTCGGTCTCGCCCAGGTGCTGGAGCGCGAACCGCTGGCCGCGAATCAGCGCGAGATGGTCGAACGCATACGCAGCGCGGGCCAGTCGCTGCTTGCCATCCTCAATGACGTGCTCGACCTTTCCAAGATCGAGGCCGGCCAGTTGCGCCTCGAAATCCGGCCCTTCGACCTCGGCGGCCTGCTCGCCAATCTCGACAGCCTGATGGGCCAGGCGGCCAGGGCCAAGGGACTGGTGCTGCGCATCGAGGAAGCCTCGCCGCTGCCGAGCGGCCTGCTGCTCGGCGACGGGCTGCGGCTGGAACAGGTGCTGTTCAACCTCACCGGCAACGCCATCAAGTTCACCGGGCAGGGTACGGTGACGGTGTCCGTCCGCCTGCAGCCGGCCGGCGAGTCCGCACTGCGTTTGCGCATCGAGGTGCGCGACACCGGCATCGGCATTGCCCCCGCGGTCAGGGCCCGGCTGTTCCTGCCCTTTGCCCAGGCCGACGCCGGCATTGCCCGCAGTTTCGGCGGTACCGGTCTGGGCCTGTCCATCTGCAAGCGCCTGGTGGAGCTGATGGGGGGCGAGATCGGCGTCGACAGCAAGCCGGGCGAGGGCAGCACCTTCTGGTTCGAACTGCCCTTGCAGCGCGCGGCCGAAGGCGAGCAGCCGGTCGCGGCGGTGCGTTCAGCACCATCCGGTCCGCGCCTGTCGGGCGCACACCTGCTGGTGGTGGACGACAGCGCCATGAACCGGGACCTGGTGGCGCGCGCGCTCAAGCTGGAGGGCGCCACCGCCACGCTGGCGGCCGACGGCCAGCAGGCGGTCCAACTGCTCAAGACCGACGCCACGCGTTACGACGCGGTGCTGATGGACGTGCAGATGCCGGTGATGGACGGCCTGACCGCGACCCGGCTGATACGCAGCGAGCTTGGTCTGCTCGACCTGCCCGTCATTGCCTTCACCGCCGGCGTGCGCGACGAACAGCAGGCGGCAGCGCGTGCGGCGGGCGCGAACGACGTGCTTGCCAAACCGATGGATCTGGACGAGATGGCGGTGCTGCTGGCGGGGTGGGTCCGCCCGCGGACGGAGGCAGTCGCCACCGCGGCACAATGCGCGGTGGCCGACGCCGGATGCGCGGAACCGGCGCAGCCCGCCGTGGCAGCAGCCGATGATGCCGACGTTTTCCCGCACATCGCCGGCATCGATCGCGACCGCGCCGTGCAGCGTCTCGGCGGCGACCGCGCCATGTTCCTCAGCCTGCTGGAGATGTTCGTCGAGGACAATGCCGACGCTGCCGAATGCGCGCGGCGCGAGCTGGCCGCGGGCCAGCGCGACAAGGCGGCCCGGCGCATGCACACCCTGGCCAGCAACGCCGGCTTCCTGTGCGCGCTGGAGCTGATGGAGTCGGCGCGCGCGCTGGAAGGCGCGATCGACCGCGGCGAGACGGCGCTGGATGCCCGGTTTGCCGCCGTCGCCGGTCAGATTGCCGAGGTGGTCGACGCCAGCGCCGCCTGGCGCTGA
- a CDS encoding DUF3565 domain-containing protein, producing MDQRIVGYHLDEENHWVAELECGHFQHVRHDPPWQNRPWVATDAGRKAMLGHRLACKKCDAGAPPDSC from the coding sequence ATGGACCAGCGCATCGTCGGCTACCACCTCGACGAGGAAAACCACTGGGTGGCCGAACTGGAGTGTGGCCACTTCCAGCACGTGCGTCACGATCCGCCCTGGCAGAACCGGCCGTGGGTGGCGACGGACGCTGGCCGCAAAGCCATGCTCGGTCATCGCCTCGCCTGCAAGAAGTGCGATGCAGGGGCGCCGCCGGACAGCTGCTAG
- a CDS encoding nitrous oxide reductase accessory protein NosL — MQLSRRLPSLRLPVRRIGLLSAAVCVLAGAAYAWSAHKPAAEADAALPPDVCIVRPGAPFPGAVHAYDPASGLAMLAARPVPAHARCAVCGMFPARHPDWAAQLITDNGDAWFFDSPVDMLLFLADSARYTRGIAIGAIAARYVSDHAGGGWVAADEAWFVHGSSATGPMRGPDLPAFASRAAAEALAAAQGGRVLRFAELDATLVAALRQTYPAH, encoded by the coding sequence ATGCAACTCAGCCGCCGCCTGCCTTCGCTGCGCCTGCCGGTCAGGCGTATTGGCTTGTTGTCCGCTGCCGTCTGCGTGCTCGCGGGCGCCGCCTACGCATGGAGTGCTCACAAGCCGGCAGCCGAAGCAGACGCGGCGTTGCCGCCCGACGTCTGCATCGTCCGCCCCGGCGCGCCTTTCCCCGGCGCGGTGCACGCCTACGATCCGGCTTCGGGCTTGGCGATGCTGGCGGCGCGGCCGGTGCCCGCCCATGCCCGCTGCGCGGTGTGCGGCATGTTTCCGGCGCGCCATCCCGATTGGGCGGCGCAGCTGATCACCGACAATGGCGACGCCTGGTTCTTCGATTCACCGGTGGACATGCTGCTTTTCCTCGCCGACAGCGCGCGCTACACCCGCGGCATCGCCATCGGCGCCATCGCGGCGCGCTACGTCAGCGACCACGCCGGCGGCGGCTGGGTGGCGGCCGACGAAGCCTGGTTCGTGCACGGCTCCTCGGCCACCGGCCCGATGCGCGGGCCGGACCTCCCTGCCTTCGCCAGCCGCGCCGCGGCCGAGGCGCTGGCTGCGGCGCAGGGCGGCCGTGTGCTGCGCTTCGCCGAACTCGACGCCACGCTCGTCGCCGCCCTGCGCCAGACCTATCCCGCGCACTGA
- a CDS encoding nitrous oxide reductase accessory protein NosL, whose protein sequence is MTPTPLRRLLLVALTSGLLVACGQPADEAPASLVVEIDQSTACALDGMLLADYPGPKAQIHYEGRAEPDFFCDTVEMFSIYLKPEQVRGVRALYVQDMGKANWDEPRGHWIDAKAAWYVHGSKRKGSMGPTIASFGSEADAQKFVAEYGGKVYRFEAVTPEMVALDGGALHDQRM, encoded by the coding sequence ATGACCCCCACGCCCCTCCGTCGCCTGCTGCTCGTCGCGCTCACATCCGGCCTGCTCGTCGCCTGCGGCCAGCCCGCCGACGAGGCGCCGGCCTCGCTGGTGGTCGAAATCGACCAGAGCACCGCCTGCGCGCTCGACGGCATGCTGCTCGCCGACTATCCCGGCCCCAAGGCGCAGATCCACTACGAGGGCCGCGCCGAACCCGATTTCTTCTGCGATACGGTGGAGATGTTCTCCATTTACCTCAAGCCCGAACAGGTGCGCGGCGTGCGCGCGCTCTACGTGCAGGACATGGGCAAGGCCAACTGGGACGAACCGCGCGGTCACTGGATAGACGCCAAGGCCGCCTGGTACGTGCACGGCTCCAAGCGCAAGGGCTCGATGGGGCCGACCATCGCCAGCTTCGGCAGTGAGGCGGACGCGCAGAAGTTCGTCGCCGAGTACGGCGGCAAGGTCTACCGCTTCGAGGCGGTGACGCCCGAGATGGTGGCGCTCGACGGCGGCGCGCTGCACGACCAGCGGATGTAG
- a CDS encoding ABC transporter permease — MEIRQVATIAGKEFWDRIRNRWVLAVALVFTAFALVIAYFGAAQQGAVGFRSIEVTIASLVSLVIYLIPLIALMLGFDAIVGERERGSLDLLLTMPITRFELILGKYLGLAGALTFSTVAGFGLVALVLARQLDLAALFHYFGFMASSVLLGMAFLSLAVMLSVFAADRTRASGLAIALWFFFVLVFDLLLLGALVLTGDSYGGEIYPYLLLANPADVFRILNIFSLDDVRTLYGLATVFPPALAQPWLLGAVMAGWIAAPLGIAAWRFHK, encoded by the coding sequence ATGGAAATCCGTCAGGTCGCCACCATCGCCGGCAAGGAATTCTGGGACCGCATCCGCAACCGCTGGGTGCTGGCGGTGGCGCTGGTGTTCACCGCCTTCGCGCTGGTCATCGCCTACTTCGGCGCGGCGCAGCAGGGCGCGGTCGGCTTCCGCTCGATCGAGGTCACCATCGCCAGCCTGGTCAGCCTGGTGATCTACCTGATCCCGCTGATCGCGCTGATGCTGGGCTTCGACGCCATCGTCGGCGAGCGCGAGCGTGGCTCGCTCGACCTACTGCTGACTATGCCGATCACCCGCTTCGAGCTCATCCTCGGCAAATACCTCGGGCTGGCCGGCGCGCTGACCTTCTCCACGGTGGCCGGTTTCGGCCTGGTGGCGCTGGTGCTGGCGCGCCAGCTCGATCTGGCCGCGTTGTTCCACTACTTCGGCTTCATGGCGAGTTCGGTGCTGCTGGGCATGGCCTTCCTCAGCCTGGCGGTGATGCTGTCGGTGTTCGCCGCCGACCGCACCCGCGCCTCCGGGCTGGCGATCGCGCTGTGGTTCTTCTTCGTGCTGGTGTTCGACCTGCTGCTGCTCGGCGCGCTGGTGCTCACGGGCGACAGCTACGGCGGCGAGATCTATCCCTACCTGCTGCTGGCTAATCCGGCCGACGTGTTCCGCATCCTCAACATCTTCAGCCTGGACGACGTGCGCACGCTCTACGGCCTCGCCACGGTGTTCCCGCCGGCGCTCGCCCAGCCCTGGCTGCTCGGTGCGGTAATGGCCGGCTGGATCGCCGCGCCGCTGGGCATCGCCGCCTGGCGCTTCCACAAGTGA
- a CDS encoding ABC transporter ATP-binding protein, with product MTDAAEVVIAARGVHKHYGAVHAVDGVDLDIRRGELFGLIGHNGAGKSTLFKMMLGLIPATAGEIRIAGTGVGGRDFRAVRRSVGYLPENVVLYDNLTGLETLQFFARLKGAPAADCAPALERVGLAHAARRRVREYSKGMRQRLGFAQALLGKPQILFLDEPTTGLDPEAIREFYAILRGLRAEGVTMVLTSHILAEIQERVDRLAIMAAGKVQALGTVQGLREQMDLPLWFEVQVADADFGAVRAALGHLPVSAIEARDGRVAVQCRREAKMAVLEALAALDGKVRDIHVREPSLEDVFFGFSD from the coding sequence ATGACCGACGCCGCCGAGGTGGTGATCGCTGCCCGCGGGGTGCACAAGCACTACGGCGCGGTGCATGCGGTCGACGGCGTCGATCTCGACATCCGCCGTGGCGAACTGTTCGGCCTCATCGGCCACAACGGCGCGGGCAAGAGCACGCTGTTCAAGATGATGCTGGGCCTGATCCCGGCCACCGCGGGCGAGATCCGCATCGCCGGCACCGGGGTCGGCGGGCGCGACTTCCGCGCGGTGCGCCGCAGCGTCGGCTACCTGCCGGAAAACGTGGTGCTCTACGACAACCTCACCGGGCTGGAGACGCTGCAGTTCTTCGCCCGCCTCAAGGGCGCGCCGGCCGCCGACTGCGCGCCGGCGCTGGAGCGCGTCGGCCTCGCCCACGCGGCGCGGCGGCGGGTACGCGAATACTCCAAGGGCATGCGCCAGCGGCTCGGCTTCGCCCAGGCGCTGCTCGGCAAGCCGCAGATCCTGTTCCTCGACGAACCCACCACCGGGCTGGACCCGGAGGCGATCCGCGAGTTCTACGCCATCCTGCGCGGCCTGCGCGCCGAGGGGGTGACCATGGTGCTTACTTCGCACATCCTCGCCGAGATCCAGGAGCGGGTGGATCGCCTCGCCATCATGGCCGCCGGCAAGGTGCAGGCGCTCGGCACCGTGCAGGGCCTGCGCGAGCAGATGGACCTGCCGCTGTGGTTCGAGGTGCAGGTCGCCGACGCCGACTTCGGCGCGGTGCGCGCCGCGCTCGGCCACCTGCCGGTGAGCGCCATCGAGGCGCGCGACGGCCGCGTCGCGGTGCAATGCCGGCGCGAAGCCAAGATGGCGGTGCTGGAAGCGCTCGCCGCGCTCGACGGCAAGGTGCGCGACATCCATGTGCGCGAACCCTCGCTCGAAGACGTGTTCTTCGGCTTTTCGGACTGA
- a CDS encoding nitrous oxide reductase family maturation protein NosD, whose protein sequence is MRRAVVRLLILAACAALAQGAAAATLQVAPGESIQAVLDRAEAGDVIEVARARYEENLRITRPLTLRGIDRPTISGGERGDTIRVTATDVVIEGLIVADSGGSLREQNAGIYLQPGAHRAVVRNCDLTYNLFGLWVEQADDVLIEGNVITGKRDYLSSQRGNGVQLYNTRRAKVIGNEVSFVRDALYVDVTHDAVFRGNKLHHSRYGTHYMNSYRNLWEDNDVWMNRGGLALMEVRDQIVRNNRVWANSDHGIMLRTIQDAVVENNIVAGNSRGFFIYDAEYNTLRGNLLVDNIVGVHLWAGSKNNQVERNDFVANREQVRYVGARDELWGIKEGNHWSNYLGWDRNGDGQGDVRYEANDLVDRLSWKHPLMKLLLASPAVQTLRLVGQQFPLLRAPSVVDPKPRMRPDKDNWRDWRGKTFPGAR, encoded by the coding sequence ATGCGCCGCGCCGTCGTCCGCCTGTTGATCCTCGCCGCCTGCGCCGCACTCGCGCAGGGCGCCGCCGCTGCCACGCTGCAGGTGGCGCCAGGCGAATCCATCCAGGCGGTGCTGGATCGCGCCGAAGCCGGCGATGTGATCGAGGTGGCGCGCGCCCGCTATGAGGAAAACCTGCGCATCACCCGGCCGCTGACCCTGCGCGGCATCGACCGCCCGACGATTTCCGGCGGCGAACGCGGCGACACCATCCGCGTCACCGCCACTGACGTGGTGATCGAAGGCCTGATCGTCGCCGACTCCGGCGGCAGCCTGCGCGAGCAGAACGCAGGCATCTACCTGCAGCCCGGCGCCCACCGCGCGGTGGTGCGCAATTGCGACCTCACCTACAACCTGTTCGGCCTGTGGGTGGAGCAGGCCGACGACGTGCTGATCGAAGGCAACGTCATCACCGGCAAGCGCGACTACCTGTCGTCCCAGCGCGGCAACGGCGTGCAGCTCTACAACACCCGGCGCGCCAAGGTGATCGGCAACGAGGTCAGCTTCGTGCGCGACGCCCTCTACGTAGACGTCACCCACGACGCGGTCTTCCGCGGCAACAAGCTGCACCACAGCCGCTACGGCACCCACTACATGAACTCCTACCGCAACCTGTGGGAGGACAACGACGTATGGATGAACCGCGGCGGCCTGGCGCTGATGGAAGTGCGCGACCAGATCGTGCGCAACAACCGCGTGTGGGCCAATTCCGACCACGGCATCATGCTGCGCACCATCCAGGATGCGGTGGTGGAGAACAACATCGTTGCCGGCAACTCGCGCGGCTTCTTCATCTACGACGCCGAATACAACACCCTGCGCGGCAACCTGCTGGTCGACAACATCGTCGGCGTGCATCTGTGGGCCGGCTCCAAGAACAACCAGGTCGAGCGCAACGACTTCGTCGCCAACCGCGAGCAGGTGCGCTACGTCGGCGCCCGGGACGAATTGTGGGGGATCAAGGAAGGCAACCACTGGAGCAACTATCTTGGCTGGGACCGCAACGGCGACGGCCAGGGCGATGTGCGCTACGAAGCCAACGACCTGGTCGATCGCCTGAGCTGGAAGCACCCGCTGATGAAGCTGCTGCTCGCCAGCCCGGCGGTTCAGACCCTGCGTCTGGTCGGCCAGCAGTTTCCGCTGCTGCGTGCCCCCAGCGTGGTCGACCCCAAGCCGCGCATGCGGCCCGACAAGGACAACTGGAGAGACTGGCGTGGCAAGACTTTCCCTGGTGCGCGCTGA
- a CDS encoding transcription regulator: protein MVDPKMLTEPVQLPYAGDDKGVAARLAAEAWDHLWPWSRSGFQRQRALQGAGLALALAASVVWVLAAMGRLEAGAVIGWWFGWSVFEVVVRLGAKPYVKEGPWWGRRYRAASLMDMLCYVGFKNLLIGAALFLALKSLGLLVV, encoded by the coding sequence ATGGTCGATCCGAAAATGCTGACCGAGCCGGTGCAGCTGCCCTATGCCGGCGACGACAAGGGCGTGGCCGCGCGGCTGGCGGCGGAGGCCTGGGACCACCTGTGGCCGTGGAGCCGCAGCGGCTTCCAGCGCCAGCGCGCACTGCAGGGCGCCGGCCTAGCGCTCGCGCTGGCGGCGAGCGTGGTGTGGGTGCTGGCGGCGATGGGGCGGCTGGAGGCCGGTGCCGTCATCGGCTGGTGGTTCGGCTGGAGCGTGTTCGAGGTGGTGGTGCGGCTGGGCGCCAAGCCCTACGTCAAGGAAGGCCCGTGGTGGGGCCGGCGCTACCGCGCGGCTTCGCTGATGGACATGCTCTGCTACGTCGGCTTCAAGAACCTGCTGATCGGCGCCGCGCTGTTCCTGGCGCTGAAGTCGCTCGGCCTGCTGGTGGTGTGA